The following coding sequences lie in one Corynebacterium humireducens NBRC 106098 = DSM 45392 genomic window:
- the cysD gene encoding sulfate adenylyltransferase subunit CysD, translated as MTTTTLTRLSPHLQDLENESIHILREVAGQFDRVGLLFSGGKDSVVVLELARRAFAPAAVPFELLHVDTGHNFPEVIEFRDRVVAETGVRLRVAHVQDWIDRGDLVERPDGTRNPLQTVPLVETIAEQGYDAVLGGARRDEERARAKERVFSVRDSFGGWDPRRQRPELWHLYNGGHLPGENVRVFPISNWTEADIWEYIGARGIALPEIYFAHERAVFERDGMWLTAGEWGGPREGETLEVRRVRYRTVGDMSCTGAVLSDATTVDDVIAEIATSTLTERGATRADDRLSESAMEDRKKEGYF; from the coding sequence ATGACCACCACCACCCTCACCAGACTCTCCCCCCATCTGCAGGACCTCGAGAACGAGTCCATCCACATCCTCCGGGAGGTGGCCGGGCAGTTCGACCGGGTCGGGCTGCTGTTCTCCGGCGGCAAGGACTCCGTCGTCGTGCTCGAGCTGGCGCGCCGGGCCTTCGCTCCGGCGGCCGTGCCCTTCGAGCTGCTCCACGTGGACACCGGCCACAACTTCCCCGAGGTCATCGAGTTCCGTGACCGAGTCGTCGCCGAGACCGGCGTGCGGCTGCGCGTCGCGCACGTGCAGGACTGGATCGACCGCGGTGACCTCGTCGAACGTCCCGACGGCACCCGCAATCCCCTGCAGACCGTCCCCCTCGTGGAGACCATCGCCGAGCAGGGCTACGACGCCGTCCTCGGTGGCGCCCGCCGCGACGAGGAGCGGGCGCGCGCCAAGGAGCGTGTCTTCTCCGTGCGCGACTCCTTCGGCGGCTGGGATCCGCGCCGCCAGCGCCCGGAGCTGTGGCACCTCTACAACGGCGGCCACCTGCCGGGCGAGAACGTCCGCGTCTTCCCCATCTCCAACTGGACCGAGGCCGACATCTGGGAGTACATCGGCGCCCGCGGCATCGCGCTGCCGGAGATCTACTTCGCGCATGAGCGGGCCGTCTTCGAGCGGGACGGCATGTGGCTGACCGCCGGCGAGTGGGGTGGGCCCCGCGAGGGCGAGACCCTCGAGGTCCGCCGCGTGCGCTACCGCACCGTCGGCGACATGTCCTGCACCGGTGCGGTGCTCTCCGACGCCACCACGGTCGACGACGTCATCGCCGAGATCGCCACCTCCACCCTCACCGAGCGCGGGGCCACCCGCGCCGACGACCGCCTCAGTGAATCCGCCATGGAAGACCGCAAGAAGGAAGGCTACTTCTGA
- a CDS encoding FAD-dependent oxidoreductase yields MRALVIGAGPAGLTATLVLRRAGWYVRLVEESPALRTQGFSVPVHERGSAVLSALGLLPPVEGLVEMWRGDLVRLLAGEVGEIDFGVGAKDLADRFGDYDVVLGADGIDSPTRALAGFPEGRRATGFSLALYRDDPAAGPRVFPTGEDPGGTPWRVDEITQIELPHWSRGHVMLIGDAAAACGAATGFSTTVALVMAYQVANALVAGRTPRDVEARLRPWVTEQQAAARRRLPA; encoded by the coding sequence GTGCGGGCCCTCGTCATCGGCGCAGGTCCGGCCGGTCTCACGGCCACGCTGGTCCTGCGCCGTGCCGGTTGGTACGTCCGCCTCGTGGAGGAGTCCCCTGCGTTGCGGACGCAGGGGTTCTCCGTGCCCGTGCACGAACGGGGCTCGGCGGTGCTCAGCGCGCTGGGCCTGCTGCCGCCTGTCGAGGGACTAGTGGAGATGTGGCGCGGGGATCTGGTGCGTCTGCTGGCGGGGGAGGTCGGGGAGATCGACTTCGGGGTGGGTGCAAAGGACCTGGCGGACCGCTTCGGCGACTACGACGTGGTGCTCGGTGCCGACGGCATCGACTCCCCCACCCGCGCCCTCGCCGGCTTCCCGGAGGGGCGGCGCGCGACGGGTTTCTCCCTGGCCCTGTACCGGGACGACCCCGCGGCCGGTCCCCGGGTGTTCCCCACGGGTGAGGACCCCGGCGGCACCCCGTGGCGCGTCGACGAGATCACCCAGATCGAGCTGCCCCACTGGTCACGGGGTCACGTCATGCTCATCGGCGACGCCGCGGCCGCGTGCGGCGCCGCCACCGGCTTCTCGACGACCGTCGCCCTCGTCATGGCCTACCAGGTGGCCAACGCCCTGGTGGCGGGACGGACCCCTCGTGATGTGGAGGCGCGGCTGCGCCCCTGGGTCACAGAGCAGCAAGCAGCCGCTCGACGGCGTCTGCCAGCTTGA
- a CDS encoding sirohydrochlorin chelatase produces MTALLTLSHGSRHPRAAAGVDRLTRAAGEVLGVTARAAHLEFDTPSLIDAARDLVARGHDHAVVVPLLFTDAFHARHDVPAALDAARRATGLRLTPARGLGTGPDIADVLARHTRPRNPDLVLGHVGSSSVAAEAAVRSLADLLAARLGRDVAVVRATGEKAASISSGAHLVPLFVTDALLLDRLRAAQPHATSDRPLTDALRDVVAARYRAALT; encoded by the coding sequence GTGACCGCCCTGCTCACCCTCTCCCACGGGTCCCGCCACCCGCGCGCCGCCGCCGGCGTCGACCGCCTCACCCGGGCGGCCGGGGAGGTGCTGGGCGTCACCGCCCGCGCCGCCCACCTCGAGTTCGACACCCCCTCCCTCATCGACGCCGCCCGCGACCTCGTCGCCCGCGGCCACGACCACGCCGTGGTCGTCCCCCTGCTGTTCACCGACGCCTTCCACGCGCGTCACGACGTCCCCGCCGCCCTCGACGCGGCCCGCCGCGCCACCGGCCTGCGGCTCACGCCCGCCCGGGGCCTCGGCACCGGCCCCGACATCGCCGACGTCCTTGCCCGCCACACCCGCCCCCGCAACCCGGACCTCGTCCTCGGGCACGTCGGATCCTCCTCCGTCGCAGCCGAGGCCGCCGTCCGGTCGCTGGCCGACCTCCTCGCCGCCCGCCTCGGGCGGGACGTCGCGGTGGTGCGGGCGACGGGGGAGAAGGCGGCGTCGATAAGCAGCGGTGCCCACCTCGTCCCCCTCTTCGTCACCGACGCCCTGCTGCTCGACCGCCTGCGCGCCGCCCAACCCCACGCGACCTCCGACCGCCCGCTCACCGACGCCCTCCGCGACGTCGTGGCGGCGCGGTACCGGGCCGCCCTCACCTAG
- a CDS encoding AI-2E family transporter produces MNDVNNPIDPNLPGEHGTDTRDLTDTVSDYAELSDDPRLDAGPNDRDDVTDRAVFIGRDGRWAAGWALRFIIFVAAAFIAGKILGFVWAGLLPILLALLVSTVLWPPVKMMREKLRFPPALAAVVVIIGFFVIMGAIFAAMAPTVRNQGSDLVKQASEGIDKLNSWVQGPPLNLELEQFDGVLEEITSFIQNQSSQIATGVFTGLSAATSVAVTIVVMLVLTFFFLKDGDRFLPWMRRYTGANAGWHLTEVLTRTWNTLAGFIRTQAIVSFVDAFFIGLGLVLLGVPLAFVLAVITFFAGFIPIVGAVTAGALAVIIALVSNGVTNALLVLALIIAVQQLESNILQPFLQSKAMNMHAAVVLLSVTLGSTLFGIIGAFLAVPIAATLAVWFRYHSELVALRAGEITIDDIEIATAKGSNLTSWEAFTAVRERLVSITPTLVRRKNSTGGDNGSTDVSAGDTPEKPNWRTVSSSDPS; encoded by the coding sequence ATGAATGATGTGAACAACCCCATTGACCCCAATCTGCCGGGCGAACACGGAACCGACACCCGCGACCTGACCGACACAGTCTCCGACTACGCCGAGCTCTCGGACGACCCGCGGCTCGACGCCGGTCCGAACGACCGGGACGACGTCACCGACCGCGCGGTCTTCATCGGCCGCGACGGCCGGTGGGCCGCGGGGTGGGCGCTGCGCTTCATCATCTTCGTGGCGGCGGCGTTCATCGCCGGCAAGATCCTGGGCTTCGTGTGGGCGGGCCTCCTGCCGATCCTCCTGGCGCTGCTGGTGAGCACGGTCCTGTGGCCGCCGGTGAAGATGATGCGGGAGAAGCTGCGGTTCCCGCCAGCGCTGGCGGCGGTGGTGGTCATCATCGGGTTCTTCGTCATCATGGGCGCGATCTTCGCGGCGATGGCGCCAACCGTGCGCAACCAGGGCTCTGACCTGGTGAAGCAGGCGAGCGAGGGCATCGACAAGCTGAACTCCTGGGTGCAGGGTCCGCCCCTCAACCTCGAGCTCGAGCAGTTTGACGGGGTGCTGGAGGAGATCACCTCCTTCATCCAGAACCAGTCCTCGCAGATCGCCACGGGCGTGTTCACCGGCCTGAGCGCCGCGACGTCGGTGGCGGTGACCATCGTGGTCATGCTGGTGCTGACGTTCTTCTTCCTCAAGGACGGCGACCGCTTCCTGCCGTGGATGCGCCGCTACACCGGTGCCAACGCCGGCTGGCACCTCACCGAGGTGCTCACCCGCACGTGGAACACCCTCGCCGGGTTCATCCGCACCCAGGCGATCGTCTCCTTCGTGGACGCGTTCTTCATCGGCCTCGGCCTCGTCCTGCTCGGCGTGCCCCTGGCGTTCGTGCTCGCGGTGATCACCTTCTTCGCCGGGTTCATCCCCATCGTCGGTGCCGTCACCGCTGGCGCCCTCGCCGTGATCATCGCCCTCGTGTCCAACGGCGTGACCAACGCCCTGCTCGTCCTGGCGCTGATCATCGCGGTGCAGCAGCTGGAGAGCAACATCCTCCAGCCTTTCCTGCAGTCCAAGGCGATGAACATGCACGCGGCGGTCGTGCTGCTCTCGGTCACCCTGGGCTCCACCCTGTTCGGCATCATCGGCGCGTTCCTCGCGGTGCCGATCGCGGCGACCCTCGCCGTGTGGTTCCGCTACCACTCCGAGCTGGTCGCGCTGCGCGCCGGCGAGATCACCATCGACGACATCGAGATCGCCACCGCCAAGGGCTCGAATCTCACCTCCTGGGAGGCGTTCACCGCGGTGCGCGAACGACTGGTGTCCATCACCCCGACGCTGGTGCGGCGTAAGAACTCCACCGGCGGGGATAACGGGAGCACCGACGTCTCCGCCGGGGACACACCTGAGAAGCCGAACTGGCGGACGGTGTCCTCCTCCGATCCCTCCTGA
- a CDS encoding sulfate adenylyltransferase subunit 1, with the protein MTTTLLRTRETLRLCTAGSVDDGKSTLVGRLLHDTRSVLADQLAAVERTSADRGFHGGLDLSLLVDGLRAEREQGITIDVAYRYFATDRRTFILADTPGHVQYTRNTVTGVSTSQVVVLLVDARHGVVEQTRRHLTVAALLGVRTVLLAVNKIDLVDWSEAVFRDIEAEFTSLATDVGVDDAHVIPVSALLGDNVVEPSANLPWYEGPTVLELLESVEVHRGRAHALGFRLPIQYVIREHSSDYRGYAGRVDAGVLTVGDTVHLPEGRTSTVTHIDTADGEVRSAHAGDSVVLRLADDIDLIRGDLIAGEDRPEPTRSFAATLVGLGDRTLRPGSPVKVRYGTSLVRGRVAAIERLLDIDGRTDHLSPDDLGLNDIAHVRIDVATELPVEPYAARGAVGSFLLIDQASGDTLAAGLVGHRLR; encoded by the coding sequence ATGACCACCACGCTCCTGCGCACCCGCGAGACGCTGCGCCTGTGCACCGCCGGCTCCGTCGACGACGGCAAGTCCACCCTCGTGGGCCGCCTGCTCCACGACACCCGCTCCGTCCTCGCCGACCAGCTCGCCGCCGTCGAGCGCACCTCCGCCGACCGCGGTTTCCACGGCGGCCTGGACCTCTCACTGCTCGTCGACGGCCTCCGCGCCGAACGCGAGCAGGGCATCACCATCGACGTGGCCTACCGCTACTTCGCCACCGACCGCCGCACCTTCATCCTCGCCGACACCCCCGGCCACGTGCAGTACACGCGCAACACCGTCACCGGCGTGTCCACGTCGCAGGTGGTCGTCCTGCTTGTCGACGCCCGCCACGGCGTCGTCGAGCAGACCCGCCGCCACCTCACCGTCGCGGCGCTCCTCGGGGTGCGCACAGTGCTCCTCGCGGTGAATAAGATCGACCTCGTTGACTGGTCCGAGGCCGTCTTCCGGGACATCGAGGCGGAGTTCACGTCGCTGGCCACCGACGTCGGCGTCGACGACGCGCACGTCATCCCCGTCTCCGCGCTGCTGGGCGACAACGTCGTCGAACCCTCGGCGAACCTCCCCTGGTACGAGGGGCCGACGGTGCTGGAACTGCTCGAGAGCGTCGAGGTCCACCGCGGCCGCGCCCACGCCCTCGGCTTCCGCCTGCCGATCCAGTACGTCATCCGCGAGCACTCCTCCGACTACCGCGGCTACGCCGGGCGTGTCGACGCCGGCGTGCTCACCGTCGGCGACACCGTCCACCTCCCCGAGGGGCGCACCAGCACCGTCACCCACATCGACACCGCCGACGGCGAGGTCCGCTCCGCCCACGCCGGTGACTCCGTGGTCCTGCGCCTGGCCGACGACATCGACCTCATCCGCGGCGACCTCATCGCCGGTGAGGACCGCCCGGAGCCGACCCGCTCCTTCGCCGCCACACTCGTCGGACTCGGCGACCGCACCCTGCGCCCCGGCTCCCCCGTGAAGGTCCGCTACGGCACCTCACTCGTGCGGGGACGCGTCGCGGCGATCGAGCGGCTGCTCGACATCGACGGCCGCACCGACCACCTCTCCCCGGACGACCTCGGCCTCAACGACATCGCCCACGTGCGTATCGACGTCGCCACCGAGCTCCCCGTCGAGCCCTACGCCGCCCGCGGCGCCGTCGGCTCCTTCCTGCTCATCGACCAGGCCAGCGGCGACACCCTCGCCGCCGGGCTCGTCGGCCACCGGCTCCGCTGA
- a CDS encoding nucleosidase, translated as MTVLFVAAVSEEAAHLPEGADLLVTGIGTLPAAITLTEELCTRRADGTLPSRIVNLGTCGALRDEIPNGVYEIDRVHKHDFNVEFTSDIGGDALPRVITPEVTGLFPTGQLATGDTFVEDTATRDRIAQVAGLVDMEGYALAAVAHRFGVPITLLKQISDRADEETAPEWAEAVEGSAVKLADAVERLLAAL; from the coding sequence ATGACTGTTCTGTTCGTCGCCGCCGTGTCCGAGGAAGCCGCCCACCTGCCGGAAGGGGCTGATCTGCTGGTGACCGGCATCGGCACGCTGCCGGCCGCGATCACCCTGACCGAGGAGCTCTGCACCCGGCGCGCCGACGGGACGCTGCCCTCGCGGATCGTCAACCTCGGCACCTGCGGGGCGCTGCGCGATGAGATCCCGAACGGCGTCTACGAGATCGACCGCGTGCACAAGCACGACTTCAACGTCGAGTTCACCTCCGACATCGGCGGCGACGCCCTGCCGCGCGTGATCACCCCCGAGGTCACCGGTCTCTTCCCGACGGGCCAGCTCGCCACCGGCGACACCTTCGTCGAGGACACCGCCACCCGCGACCGCATCGCGCAGGTCGCCGGCCTGGTCGACATGGAGGGCTACGCCCTCGCCGCCGTCGCCCACCGTTTCGGCGTGCCGATCACCCTGCTCAAGCAGATCAGCGACCGCGCCGACGAGGAGACCGCCCCCGAGTGGGCCGAGGCCGTCGAGGGCAGCGCCGTCAAGCTGGCAGACGCCGTCGAGCGGCTGCTTGCTGCTCTGTGA
- a CDS encoding nitrite/sulfite reductase — protein MDTTTTIEKAPRRERPRRARKPEGQWRIDGTTPLNHVEEVKQDGDILAVYDRVVNIYSKQGFDSIPADDLAPRFKWLGLYTQRRQDLGGELTGQLPDAELQDRYFMMRVRFEGGQVTPARLRAVGEISRDYARSTADFTDRQNIQLHWLRIEDIPAIWEKLDSVGLSPLLGCGDVPRIILGSPVAGVAAEEIIDATPAIERIQREHLPNPEFHNLPRKFKSAISGHSRQDVTHEIQDVAFIGSVHPEHGPGFECFVGGGLSTNPMLAQSLGAWIPLEDVPDVWAGVARIFRDYGYRRLRNRARLKFLVAEWGIEKFRDVLETEYLGRPLIDGPRQPTNPGYRDHIGIHPQKDGRFYLGVKPTVGHTTGEQLIAIAEVAERFGIERIRTTSEKELLFLDVERTDLTALAAALDETGLYSKPSEWRRNIISCTGLEFCKLAHATTKSRAVALVDELEERVGDIDVPVRIAVNGCPNSCARTQVADIGFKGQTVTDADGNRVEGFQVHLGGSMSLNANFGRKLRGHKVLADDIGDYVTRVVTHFRDQRRPEETFQEWVQRAAEEDLQ, from the coding sequence ATGGACACGACCACCACGATCGAGAAGGCACCCCGCCGCGAGCGCCCCAGACGCGCCCGCAAGCCGGAGGGCCAGTGGCGGATCGACGGCACCACGCCGCTCAACCACGTGGAGGAGGTGAAGCAGGACGGCGACATCCTCGCCGTCTACGACCGGGTGGTCAACATCTACTCGAAGCAGGGTTTCGACTCCATCCCCGCCGACGACCTCGCCCCGCGCTTCAAGTGGCTGGGCCTGTACACGCAGCGCCGCCAGGATCTCGGCGGTGAGCTCACCGGCCAGCTGCCCGACGCCGAGCTGCAGGACCGCTACTTCATGATGCGCGTGCGTTTCGAGGGCGGCCAGGTAACCCCGGCCCGCCTCCGCGCGGTGGGGGAGATCTCCCGCGACTACGCCCGCAGCACCGCGGACTTCACCGATCGGCAGAACATCCAGCTGCACTGGCTGCGCATCGAGGACATCCCGGCGATCTGGGAGAAGCTCGACTCCGTGGGGCTCAGCCCCCTGCTGGGCTGCGGTGACGTGCCGCGCATCATCCTCGGCTCCCCGGTCGCGGGGGTCGCCGCCGAGGAGATCATCGACGCCACCCCGGCGATCGAGCGGATCCAGCGCGAGCACCTGCCGAACCCGGAGTTCCACAACCTGCCGCGCAAGTTCAAGTCCGCGATCTCCGGCCACTCGCGCCAGGACGTCACCCACGAGATCCAGGACGTCGCCTTCATCGGTTCCGTCCACCCCGAGCACGGCCCGGGTTTCGAGTGCTTCGTCGGCGGTGGCCTGTCCACCAACCCGATGCTCGCGCAGTCGCTCGGCGCGTGGATCCCGCTGGAGGACGTGCCGGACGTGTGGGCCGGCGTCGCCCGGATCTTCCGCGACTACGGTTACCGCCGCCTGCGGAATCGTGCCCGTCTCAAGTTCCTCGTGGCGGAATGGGGGATCGAGAAGTTCCGGGACGTCCTCGAGACGGAGTACCTCGGACGCCCGCTCATCGACGGACCCCGCCAGCCCACCAACCCCGGCTACCGCGACCACATCGGCATCCACCCGCAGAAGGACGGCCGCTTCTACCTGGGCGTGAAGCCGACCGTCGGGCACACCACCGGTGAGCAGCTCATCGCCATCGCCGAGGTGGCGGAGCGTTTCGGCATCGAGCGCATCCGCACCACCTCGGAGAAGGAGCTGCTCTTCCTCGACGTCGAGCGCACCGACCTCACCGCCCTGGCCGCCGCCCTCGACGAGACCGGCCTGTACTCGAAGCCGAGCGAGTGGCGCCGCAACATCATCTCGTGCACCGGCCTGGAGTTCTGCAAACTGGCGCACGCGACGACCAAGTCGCGTGCCGTGGCCCTGGTCGACGAGCTGGAGGAACGCGTCGGCGACATCGACGTGCCCGTGCGCATCGCCGTCAACGGCTGCCCCAACTCGTGTGCCCGCACGCAGGTCGCGGACATCGGCTTCAAGGGCCAGACCGTCACCGACGCCGACGGCAACCGGGTCGAGGGCTTCCAGGTGCACCTCGGCGGGTCGATGAGCCTCAACGCCAACTTCGGCCGCAAGCTCCGCGGCCACAAGGTGCTCGCCGACGACATCGGGGACTACGTCACCCGCGTGGTCACCCACTTCCGGGACCAGCGCCGACCGGAGGAGACCTTCCAGGAGTGGGTCCAGCGCGCCGCCGAGGAGGACCTCCAGTGA
- a CDS encoding phosphoadenylyl-sulfate reductase has product MQLSLSRRGHLNDPAVSPAGPTATGDLPGAVREENARLVEKHADELYDAPADVILAWAREHVPGRLAVTLSMENTVLAELAARHTPDADLLFLDTGYHFEETLAVARDVDRRYPQTLVTATPTLTRAEQDAAYGPGLYRRDPAACCRMRKVEPLAVHLTPYAGWVTGLRRADGPTRAHAPALSLDATGRLKISPLVTWSLVDTEAFIADHDLIRHPLTTQGYPSIGCATCTLPVADGEDPRAGRWAGQNKTECGLHS; this is encoded by the coding sequence ATCCAGCTCTCCCTGTCCCGTCGCGGCCACCTCAACGACCCCGCCGTCAGCCCGGCAGGCCCCACCGCCACCGGGGACCTGCCGGGGGCGGTGCGGGAGGAGAACGCGCGGCTCGTCGAGAAGCACGCGGATGAGCTGTACGACGCCCCCGCCGACGTCATCCTGGCGTGGGCCCGGGAGCACGTGCCGGGTCGCCTCGCGGTGACGCTCTCGATGGAGAACACCGTCCTCGCGGAGCTGGCCGCCCGGCACACGCCCGACGCCGACCTGCTCTTCCTCGACACCGGCTACCACTTCGAGGAGACGCTGGCGGTGGCGCGGGACGTCGACAGGCGGTACCCGCAGACGCTGGTGACCGCGACGCCGACGCTCACCCGGGCGGAGCAGGACGCCGCCTACGGGCCCGGCCTGTACCGGCGCGACCCGGCCGCGTGCTGCCGCATGCGCAAGGTCGAGCCGCTGGCCGTGCACCTGACCCCGTACGCGGGGTGGGTCACCGGCCTGCGCCGCGCTGACGGACCGACCCGGGCGCACGCCCCGGCGCTCAGCCTTGACGCGACGGGGCGGCTGAAGATCTCGCCGCTGGTCACGTGGTCCCTCGTGGACACGGAGGCGTTCATCGCGGACCACGACCTCATCCGACACCCCCTGACCACGCAGGGCTACCCGTCCATCGGGTGCGCCACCTGCACCCTCCCCGTCGCCGACGGGGAGGATCCCCGGGCCGGCCGCTGGGCCGGACAGAACAAGACAGAATGCGGGCTCCACTCATGA
- a CDS encoding sulfite exporter TauE/SafE family protein, with translation MNTLLLIALAGLAAQLVDGGLGMGFGATSTTILIVLAGLGPATASAVVHTAELGTTLVSGVSHWRFGNVDWQVVRRLAIPGAVGAFAGATVLSHLSTQAAAPVTATILTLIGANLVWRFSRGRIHPRRAGKGHSRGFLGGLGLFGGFIDASGGGGWGPVTTSTLMTLGRAEPRRIVGTVNTAEFLVTAAATAGFVIGLWDDLVANLAAVLALLIGGVIAAPVAAWLVTRLNPAALGGVVGTLLVALNLPKVLPFAGGPVLLAVIVVGLGFSWVGWRRSLRARAAAGQPVTGTTSTPTGQSVGVR, from the coding sequence ATGAACACACTCCTGCTCATCGCCCTCGCGGGGCTCGCCGCCCAGCTCGTCGACGGCGGCCTCGGCATGGGCTTCGGCGCCACCTCCACCACGATCCTCATCGTGCTCGCCGGACTCGGCCCCGCCACAGCCAGCGCCGTCGTCCACACCGCGGAACTGGGCACCACCCTCGTCTCCGGCGTCTCGCACTGGCGTTTCGGAAACGTCGACTGGCAGGTCGTCCGCCGCCTCGCCATCCCCGGTGCCGTGGGCGCCTTCGCCGGGGCAACCGTGCTCTCCCACTTATCGACGCAGGCCGCCGCCCCCGTCACCGCCACGATCCTCACCCTCATCGGCGCCAACCTCGTGTGGCGCTTCTCCCGCGGACGCATCCACCCGCGCCGCGCCGGGAAGGGGCACTCGCGCGGCTTCCTCGGCGGGCTCGGCCTGTTCGGCGGCTTCATCGACGCCTCCGGAGGCGGCGGCTGGGGCCCGGTGACCACCTCGACCCTGATGACGCTGGGGCGGGCGGAACCGCGCCGCATCGTCGGCACGGTCAACACCGCCGAGTTCCTGGTCACCGCCGCGGCGACCGCCGGCTTCGTCATCGGCCTGTGGGACGACCTGGTGGCCAACCTCGCGGCCGTGCTCGCGCTGCTCATCGGCGGTGTCATCGCCGCGCCGGTCGCCGCGTGGCTGGTCACCCGCCTCAACCCGGCCGCCCTCGGCGGCGTCGTGGGCACCCTGCTGGTCGCGCTGAACCTCCCCAAGGTGCTGCCCTTCGCCGGAGGACCGGTGCTGCTGGCCGTCATCGTCGTCGGCCTGGGCTTCTCGTGGGTCGGCTGGCGACGCTCCCTCCGTGCCCGCGCCGCCGCCGGGCAGCCCGTCACCGGAACGACGAGCACCCCCACCGGACAGTCGGTGGGGGTGCGGTAG
- the cobA gene encoding uroporphyrinogen-III C-methyltransferase: MSAPVLDVAAGHVTLVGGGPGAWDLITLRGLRALEAADIILTDHLGPTDELSRLCDLTDKTVIDVSKLPYGRQVAQEETNRLLVEHARAGRRVVRLKGGDPYVFGRGHEELLACSAAGVSCEVVPGVTSAISVPGAAGIPVTQRGVVHSFTVVSGHLPPGHPDSLVDWAALARAGGTISVIMGVRNVAAITATLVDAGLDPHTPAAVIQEGTTTGQRSFRCTLGTLATTMAGNRIGSPAVYVIGDVAAL, encoded by the coding sequence GTGAGCGCGCCGGTCCTGGACGTGGCCGCGGGTCACGTCACGCTGGTCGGCGGTGGTCCGGGTGCGTGGGACCTCATCACCCTCCGGGGCCTGCGTGCCCTGGAGGCGGCCGACATCATCCTCACCGATCATCTCGGCCCCACCGATGAGCTGTCCCGTCTGTGTGACCTCACGGACAAGACCGTCATCGACGTGTCCAAACTCCCCTACGGCCGGCAGGTCGCGCAGGAGGAGACGAATCGTCTCCTCGTCGAGCACGCCCGCGCCGGCCGTCGTGTCGTGCGCCTCAAGGGCGGCGACCCCTATGTCTTCGGCCGCGGCCACGAAGAGCTTCTCGCCTGCTCCGCCGCGGGCGTGTCCTGCGAGGTGGTGCCTGGCGTGACCAGCGCGATCTCGGTTCCCGGGGCCGCCGGCATCCCCGTCACCCAGCGGGGCGTGGTGCACTCCTTCACGGTCGTCTCCGGGCATCTGCCGCCGGGGCACCCGGACTCGCTCGTCGACTGGGCCGCGCTGGCGCGGGCGGGCGGCACGATCTCGGTGATCATGGGTGTGCGCAACGTCGCCGCCATCACCGCCACGCTTGTCGACGCCGGCCTCGACCCCCACACCCCGGCCGCCGTCATCCAGGAGGGCACCACCACTGGGCAGCGTTCCTTCCGGTGCACGTTGGGAACCCTGGCCACGACGATGGCCGGGAACCGCATCGGGTCCCCGGCCGTGTACGTCATCGGCGACGTCGCCGCCCTGTAG